A genomic region of Candidatus Pseudomonas phytovorans contains the following coding sequences:
- a CDS encoding LysR family transcriptional regulator yields MDQIHLMKVFVAVGELESFAAAARRLDISPAAVTRAVSALEDQLGVRLLLRTTRSVRLTEAGGRYLEDTRHILASIQEANKAAAGINATPKGDLAVTAPILFGKKFVMPCIVRYLKQYPEVDVSAYFLDRVVNMVEEGMDVAVRIGPLPDSGLKALRVGRVRRMLCASPDYLAHHGVPKHPSDLAGHAVIGTTNLSPRAGWRFGVTEEPTLVRMKPRLTVTSNDGAIAAACGGLGIARLLSYQVADELASGQLQVILAEYEEAPWPIHVLHRESKYGSAKVRAFIDMLAQALRAQQLD; encoded by the coding sequence ATGGACCAGATCCACCTGATGAAGGTGTTCGTCGCTGTCGGCGAGCTGGAAAGCTTCGCCGCTGCGGCCCGCCGTCTGGACATCTCCCCGGCCGCTGTCACCCGCGCCGTCAGCGCTCTGGAAGACCAGCTTGGGGTCAGGCTACTGCTGCGCACCACCCGCAGCGTGCGCCTGACCGAAGCGGGTGGCCGCTACCTGGAAGACACCCGGCATATCCTCGCCAGCATTCAAGAGGCCAACAAAGCGGCCGCTGGCATCAACGCCACCCCAAAAGGTGACCTGGCCGTCACCGCCCCGATCCTGTTCGGCAAGAAGTTCGTCATGCCATGTATCGTCCGCTACCTGAAGCAGTACCCGGAAGTGGATGTTTCCGCCTACTTCCTGGACCGCGTGGTGAACATGGTCGAGGAGGGCATGGATGTGGCCGTGCGTATCGGCCCGTTGCCCGACTCCGGCTTGAAAGCGTTGCGGGTCGGCAGGGTGAGACGCATGTTGTGTGCCTCCCCCGACTACCTGGCACACCATGGCGTGCCGAAGCATCCTTCGGACCTGGCCGGGCATGCGGTGATCGGCACTACCAACCTGTCGCCTCGTGCAGGATGGCGCTTTGGCGTGACCGAAGAGCCAACCCTGGTGCGCATGAAGCCGCGCCTGACGGTGACCAGCAATGACGGGGCGATCGCTGCCGCCTGTGGCGGGCTGGGGATTGCCCGCCTGTTGTCGTACCAAGTGGCAGATGAGCTGGCCAGTGGGCAGTTGCAGGTGATCCTGGCCGAATATGAAGAAGCGCCCTGGCCGATTCATGTGTTGCACCGCGAGAGCAAGTACGGCTCGGCCAAGGTCAGGGCCTTCATCGACATGCTGGCGCAGGCGCTACGGGCGCAGCAGCTGGATTGA
- a CDS encoding MFS transporter: MKMKGIRWWMVSLVTAGLVVNYLARNTLSVAAPTLMTDLSISTEQYAKIVASWQVCYALMQPVAGWFIDFIGTKLGFAVFAMAWSVACAGAALATGWQSMAFMRGLLGMTEAAGLPAGVKATTEWFPAKERSVAIGWFNIGSSLGALLAPPLVVWAILHSGWQLAFVIVGVSGIVWTLLWMLLYKHPRDQKRLSDEERDYILAGQEAHFKQDSREKGAWKRIFKTRNFYAIASARILSEPAWQTFNAWIPLYLMTERHMNIKEVAMFAWLPFLAADIGCVLGGYLSPLFHRYFRVSLFTSRKMVLVFGASCMIGPACIGLVESPYTAILLLCIGGFAHQTLSGALYSITSDSFSKDQVATATGMGGMCGYLGAAVFTLVFGILVTQIGYSPLFVVLAAFDIVAAVLVWRVAREVRGSSAEKPMATPAEALA; encoded by the coding sequence ATGAAGATGAAAGGCATCCGTTGGTGGATGGTCAGCCTTGTCACGGCTGGGCTCGTCGTCAACTACCTCGCCCGTAACACCCTCTCGGTGGCCGCCCCCACCTTGATGACCGACCTCTCCATCAGCACCGAGCAATACGCCAAGATCGTTGCCAGTTGGCAGGTGTGCTACGCACTCATGCAGCCGGTTGCCGGCTGGTTCATCGACTTTATTGGTACCAAGCTTGGCTTTGCCGTGTTCGCCATGGCCTGGTCGGTGGCTTGTGCCGGCGCGGCCCTGGCCACCGGCTGGCAGAGCATGGCCTTCATGCGGGGGCTGCTGGGCATGACCGAAGCTGCCGGATTGCCGGCCGGGGTCAAGGCCACCACCGAGTGGTTCCCGGCCAAGGAGCGCTCGGTGGCGATCGGCTGGTTCAACATCGGCTCGTCGCTTGGCGCCTTGCTGGCGCCGCCGCTGGTGGTGTGGGCCATTCTGCACAGTGGTTGGCAGCTGGCATTCGTGATCGTTGGCGTCTCGGGCATTGTCTGGACCCTGCTGTGGATGCTGTTGTACAAGCACCCGCGCGACCAGAAGCGCCTGAGTGATGAAGAACGCGACTACATCCTCGCCGGGCAGGAAGCGCACTTCAAACAGGACAGCCGCGAGAAAGGCGCGTGGAAACGCATTTTCAAGACCCGCAACTTCTACGCCATCGCTTCGGCGCGGATACTCTCCGAACCGGCCTGGCAAACCTTCAACGCCTGGATTCCGTTGTACCTGATGACCGAGCGGCACATGAACATCAAGGAAGTCGCAATGTTCGCCTGGCTGCCGTTTCTGGCTGCCGACATCGGCTGTGTACTGGGCGGCTATTTGAGCCCGTTGTTCCACCGCTACTTCAGGGTGTCGCTGTTCACCTCGCGCAAGATGGTGCTGGTGTTCGGTGCCAGCTGCATGATCGGACCGGCCTGCATCGGCCTGGTTGAAAGCCCTTATACGGCGATCCTGCTGCTGTGCATTGGCGGGTTTGCCCACCAGACGCTATCGGGGGCCCTGTACTCCATAACCTCGGACTCGTTCAGCAAGGACCAGGTGGCAACGGCAACGGGTATGGGGGGCATGTGCGGGTACCTGGGGGCGGCGGTGTTTACCTTGGTGTTCGGCATCCTGGTCACGCAGATTGGTTACAGCCCGCTGTTCGTGGTGCTGGCGGCGTTCGATATCGTCGCGGCGGTGCTGGTGTGGAGGGTGGCGCGGGAGGTGCGTGGTAGCTCGGCTGAAAAGCCGATGGCCACACCGGCTGAGGCACTTGCGTAG
- a CDS encoding pyridoxamine 5'-phosphate oxidase family protein → MQQTPDQRPSPWHAGEKTLQEKVGVAERMEAFGQKVIRDHMPEQHRIFYHQLPFMVAASVDVQGRPWATLLEGPEGFVGSPDPRQLVIDTTLAADDPATPGLTAGKAIGLLGIELHTRRRNRINGQLQQAAQGQLQVVVEQSFGNCPQYIQLRDYTRVDQPSLGRFDAQTLDATAISMIEAADTFFVASYVDHDNGQRSVDVSHRGGRPGFVKVQGNQLTIPDYAGNLHFNTLGNLLVNPQAGLLFIDFSNGNVLQLCGRAEVLLDSPAIQAFEGAERLWTLEVEQVVWRPAAVSLRWAFKEYAPTSLMTGTWAEADARLQQRQRQRQWQAWRVLRVEQESRDISSFYLEPPGDSSVVFAPGQHIPVQVQVGDQAAMIRTYSLSSAPSDGYLRISVKAQGPASRHLHEHIAPGDVLHVRPPMGSFTLDEQSTRPLVLIGAGVGITPLLAMLREQLSKGPVRRIHLFHGARSLADLPFGQELASLRQQAGGLLSVHRALSQPEDQAVAGHDYEFAGRLGIEQVKATLALDDYDFYLCGPGSFTQDLYEGLRKVHVPDARIHAEAFGPSTLRRHTDGDLPTLQQPPAATEPVPVYFAASAKEARWVPGSGTLLELAEARGLAPEFSCRGGSCGTCKTRLVSGQVHYPNPPAELPEAGSVLICCAVPAKVEEGVQALVLDI, encoded by the coding sequence ATGCAACAGACTCCGGACCAACGCCCCTCGCCCTGGCATGCGGGCGAAAAAACCCTGCAGGAAAAGGTCGGTGTAGCAGAGCGCATGGAGGCGTTCGGGCAAAAGGTCATTCGTGATCACATGCCCGAGCAGCACCGCATTTTCTATCACCAGCTGCCGTTCATGGTCGCTGCCAGTGTGGACGTCCAGGGCCGGCCTTGGGCGACGCTGCTGGAGGGCCCGGAAGGGTTCGTCGGCTCGCCTGATCCTCGGCAGTTGGTGATCGACACCACGCTGGCTGCTGACGACCCCGCCACCCCGGGGCTGACAGCCGGGAAAGCGATTGGCCTGTTGGGCATCGAGTTGCACACCCGGCGGCGTAACCGTATCAACGGGCAGCTCCAGCAAGCAGCACAAGGGCAGTTGCAGGTGGTTGTGGAGCAATCGTTCGGCAACTGCCCGCAATACATCCAGCTGAGGGACTATACCCGCGTCGATCAACCTAGCCTTGGGCGTTTCGATGCTCAAACACTGGATGCCACGGCCATCAGCATGATCGAGGCCGCCGATACCTTCTTCGTCGCCAGCTATGTCGACCACGATAACGGTCAGCGTTCGGTTGATGTCTCGCACCGTGGAGGGCGGCCCGGGTTCGTCAAGGTCCAGGGCAATCAGCTGACCATTCCCGACTATGCCGGCAACCTGCACTTCAACACCTTGGGCAACCTGTTGGTGAACCCGCAGGCAGGCTTGCTGTTCATCGATTTCAGTAACGGCAACGTACTGCAACTGTGCGGGCGTGCCGAGGTGCTGCTGGATAGCCCGGCCATCCAGGCCTTTGAAGGTGCCGAGCGGCTGTGGACGCTGGAGGTTGAGCAGGTCGTGTGGCGTCCTGCTGCGGTTTCCCTGCGCTGGGCCTTCAAGGAGTACGCACCGACCAGCCTGATGACCGGCACCTGGGCAGAAGCCGACGCACGCCTGCAGCAACGCCAGCGACAGCGCCAATGGCAGGCCTGGCGTGTGCTGCGGGTAGAGCAGGAGAGCCGCGACATTAGCTCGTTCTACCTTGAGCCGCCCGGCGACAGCAGTGTGGTCTTTGCCCCGGGGCAGCACATTCCGGTGCAAGTTCAGGTCGGCGATCAGGCTGCAATGATCCGTACCTACAGCTTGTCCAGTGCACCCTCCGATGGTTATCTGCGTATCAGCGTAAAAGCCCAGGGGCCCGCCTCACGGCACCTGCATGAGCACATCGCGCCAGGTGATGTGCTTCACGTGCGGCCGCCCATGGGCAGTTTCACACTGGATGAGCAGAGTACGCGCCCGCTCGTGTTGATTGGTGCGGGCGTGGGTATCACACCGTTGCTGGCCATGCTGCGTGAACAGCTGAGCAAAGGGCCGGTACGGCGTATCCATTTGTTCCATGGCGCTCGCAGCCTGGCCGACCTGCCATTCGGGCAGGAACTGGCGAGTTTGCGGCAACAGGCTGGCGGTTTGCTGAGCGTTCATCGCGCCCTGAGTCAGCCAGAAGACCAAGCTGTAGCGGGTCACGATTATGAGTTTGCCGGCCGGTTGGGCATCGAGCAGGTCAAGGCGACGCTCGCACTGGACGACTACGATTTCTACCTGTGCGGCCCGGGCAGCTTTACCCAGGACCTGTACGAAGGCCTGCGCAAGGTGCATGTGCCAGATGCACGGATTCATGCCGAAGCCTTTGGCCCCTCGACGCTGCGGCGGCACACCGACGGGGACCTGCCCACCTTGCAACAACCGCCCGCTGCCACTGAGCCGGTGCCGGTCTATTTTGCGGCTTCGGCCAAGGAGGCGCGTTGGGTACCGGGTAGCGGCACCCTGCTGGAACTGGCCGAAGCGCGTGGACTGGCGCCGGAGTTCAGTTGCCGAGGTGGGTCGTGCGGTACCTGCAAGACCAGGCTGGTGAGCGGCCAGGTGCATTACCCGAACCCACCGGCAGAGCTGCCGGAGGCGGGGTCGGTGCTAATTTGTTGCGCGGTGCCGGCGAAAGTGGAGGAGGGGGTACAGGCGCTGGTGCTGGATATCTGA